The nucleotide window AGCACATTATTAGAGTGTAAACATCCCATGGGATTGAATCCTTTACTTTGCAACAGGCAAAGTGCACTAATTGCACAAGTTTTCTGGATTGTGTGTTCTCTACATGGTACAGTAAATAATTTTGACTGGTTTTCATGTGGCTTTGCTCTGGATGACAGCCATCGGGAtatgcagcacagcagcatcaCATGTTGTCCAATCCTTGAAGTTACTGACTgtaccatatacagtatattagtcATACTGAGAGAGATGCACAATCCAGCTATGAGCATTTAATCATACAAGGAGTTTTGTGCGATACCCTTAATTTATCTTGATTTTCTTCATCGAAGaactgaatttggatttcatGTTTCCGAACTGCTGAGCAACGCTTACATTTGTTTGGCAGATGTtttctctttggactgtgggaggaaactggagaaacCTGGAGGACACCTATGCTTTAAGTATGCAGTATGTAATAGCAAGAAGTTGATCAAGTGCAAATGGGCAGCTGTAAAGTATTATAGCATaattaataaagggaaactGTCTTATAAGTAATGCTAACTATTGAAATAactattttaatggaatttggtaATATTTGATTAGGGCTTAGAAATTAATTTGgctttttcaggaatgcattacaTTTGTAAGGTGAGGGAAGACTATGCAATATAAATAGTGTAGGCAGAACTTAGCTGTAAAGTTGTATCCAGCTGGAGATGACCTAAGCTATATAAAATCCTAAATGTAATAGAATTCATGAAGATATTTAAGTGCAGGGTTAACGTGTTCTTCTCAACACCCATAAGGCTTCAGTTTGCATAAAGCtgcaattatttaataatgcaACATGAAATTTCAATGAAGTGTTAATTACcaattcaataaaataaaagcacacacagttatttcacacacacacacacacacactttcagaaccgcttgtcccatacagggtcacgggggaaccggagcctacccggcaacacagggcgtaaggccggagggggaggggacacacccaggacgggactccagtccgccgcaaggcaccccaagcgggatttgaaccccagacccactggagagcaggactgtggtccaacccactgcgccaccgcacagtTATTTCACTTTTGTGGAAATAACTTGATTACTGCAATATTTCTCAAGCGATAGGAAATACTTGTCGTGAAAATCAGTACATTTATGTGCACATTTAAAACCTTGAACTGTTCAATAATCTTTCCATACCGCCCTGACTTGGACACAAAAAGGACATGAAGTCAGTTATTCTTGCTTCTcattggaaaaagaaaagaattggTTTACAGGCAAAAATATATCACTTAACTAccaaaataaaatctattttaTAATACTGGTAAAAGATATTTCTAAAAGATCAGAAAAAGTTTGCCTAATAGTgatttttatgaatgaattcaccttatgagtgtgtgtatgtttattcatttagcagatgcttttctccaaagtgacttacagtgattcacccatttatgcaggtggataattttaccagagcaatgttagggtaaataccttgctcaagagtactatacctgcagatgagactcaaacctgcaaccttttggtccaaaggtagcagcactaaccgctacattaccagctgtctccgCTTGCttctaaataaaacaagtttGACCTCTGATCTCAACAgcgtttgtaaattgaggacccACTGCATCCTGATTTCAAACCAGCAACATAACTGCCTGTTGATGAAGAGCTGCTCATGGTCAGTAAAATTTCACAGAGCAAGCTCTTTAAAACTTCCTCACAAATACTTGGTGGTATTAATCTAAGAAGAAATTTGTAAGGGATTCTGAATCAGACTAAACCTGCACAGTGttaattttcattcatgtttaCATCAGTATCACCAGTACAATCCGGTTCATTAACTCACCTTCAATCTAGAAGCATTCATGTGATTCCACCAAACCTTTGACCAGGCTGATATACTAGGATTATGAAAATGGTTTAATATACCATATGTTCTTGGCCAAACAGGTCATTGCATTCCAGTCACTGAAATGAGAAAGCCCAGGGCAATAGGTGGCAGGTTATTAAACAGCGTCTACGCTAATCTCATTCAGTTGTATTGATCTACACAGCCATCCTCTCTGCTGCTGGTGTTAAAAGTTATTGATGGCAATTTGCCTGCTGCATTGAACAGTGAGTATTTTTCTGGATAGAGAAGATAGCATTGGAGAGGCGTGAGAAAAGGCCTATGATTTGGTTTTTTCCATAATTACCACTTTATAAATGAATCCCTCAAATGGGAACTGGCAAAGGTTGTCAGTCCATCTCCACTAATTTTTTGTGGGGGTCTAAAAGCCATAGCATCAGCCCTTGAAAGCCAAACTGTCTATTTTTGTGGGGGGTTGATTAGAGTGTACCttctacattttaatttgcagcaATGAATTTGTCTGATTCCTGTACTGGAGTGAGCCTCCATAGTAGAACTGGTTCCCATCTGCACATGCTGTATATGGATGACTGTCTTTTCAAGTGTGACTGTTCCGGGCGTATAGGTTTTAATTTCCCATCTCGAGCAATATCTGCAGTGCCATGAGTACAAAGCACAGGCATTTAATAAAATGCTTgctgtccctccctccctccctccctctcacacccccccccccccctttctacTTCAATGGACACAGTAAATTTGTGTGCAAGGAGACTGCCAGTACTGCACAATTCATAACTAAAGAAACAGACTCTCAGTGAGACAGACACAGCTGCAGCAAACCCACACTGCTAAGGTGCATATTAGTTCATAATAAGCCTGTCTAATTTATTTGCTGTCCATCTGGTTCACAAACATGAAAGACTAAACCTtagaatatttaataaatatattgatagagaataattttcttaaaaaacagccacttgttttcttttatatatgCAAACCATTGTCTTTCATGCTGATTCAAACTGATTAAAATCAGTTATAGTGCAGTGTTTCTCTTCTAATGAACATATCAGAAGCATAATGAAGATAAAAAGAGGCTAATATGGTCATTTATTCTTCTACATTTGATTATATTATTATGTTGCATATAATTACATACAGCTGTCTGAATAACAAGGTGCATTAAAATCCAGCTTTATCACACTactgtcattcattttttcctaataatcatttttatgttaatatttttcagaacaaaaatttaaaaaagagccATAATGTAGAAAACGTACaggtatgtttatttttggatGCAAACAGAGAGATGGTACCCAAAACctatttttctcaaaaactcTGTTTAGAAAACAGGATGTATGTTCTTAAATAAAAGAGGGGTCACTGGGTGTGTTTAAAGattttttctgtaaacatttactAGTACATTCAAACTGATGGAGTAAGTAAGTGAAATGATTTCCTAATGGAAAATGCTGATATTCAACACATCATGTGATCGACTATGAAGACAAGACCAATGGTACCAGAGCAAATAAGCCACGGACAGCACCGTAATACAATGCTGCTGGAACCTTACTAATAATCTCTTAATTATTTTTgggtaatttattttcattttgattctgTGCAATACACTGCTGTGAAATTTAGAACTTCATTCTGGATGAATCAAGTGGTGGATTTTAGACCCACTTCACTGTTTTAATCCaaagaaaaattactcagcttctCTCACTGTGCAAATCAAAAGCATGGTTTTTaaaccatatactgtatactggaCTGTTTTATTCTGATTAAATTTATGGCAAATAAATTGGTTTAACCCCCTCTGCTGTCTGTTTCAAATGCAGGATTAACCTCCTCTACCAGACAtcattttctgacactttttatttactttttaactcAATGAACACTCTTTTCTCTTACAGTGTAAGATGCAGATTCTGAGCTGCACTTTTCCTAGCTAACACAGTACAAGCACCTTCAAGTGGTTCTTTAGAGGAAGTCCTTGGACACTGCTTCCACAAAGTTAGGGGCAGACATGAGGATGGAAATAGTGCAGATGATGTTGAAGATGCTGAAGGCAACCAGGCAAAGGCGGTCTATGACAGCTGCTGCAAATTTCCACTGGTCAGCGATCACCTCACTTTCACCCTGCTCCCGAAAGCGGTCTGCCACAAAGCGCACCTCTTCAAGAATGGCCTGCAGCCGGGGGTCACCCATCCCAGCTTGGGATACCGTAAGGCAACCACCCCCTGCTCCCAAAGCAAAGTTGCTGGAGACTGTACTAGAAAAACCCATGGTGTCCATGTTaggggcaggaggtggggggcTGCTAAACTGTGGTGGCATGTGGGGTGGTGGACTATTGGCCATACTGCCAGGACCTCCCTTCCGACTCATAGTGTTGATCCTCTGAGATGGGTCGGGGATGAGGGGTGGCTCTTCTAGGTTCTGGAAGCTGATGTAGAGCAGGTTGCCATTATTGTTGGCACTGGACTGATTGTGCAAATGTGGTAGGGAATTGTGAGCCTGTGGAAGATTCTGGCTGTGCATGGAGTGTAATGATTGCTCCGGTGGGTTGGGAATGCTCCTGCTCTGGGagccagaggagcagcggcGTAGCGTGGGTGTGCAGGAGTGTCGGTTGGAGCCCATACCATCTCCAGGACGCTTCATACGCAAAAACCAAGCTACCCACTGAAATAGGATTACCTGCACCTACAATCatgaagaacaagaaaagaGAATAGGGGAAATAATGGCAAATGAAATATAAGGCCATAGAAGCAAAATGGTACAGATATACTGAGGGGATGCTGGAAAGAGTAAGGTTGGACATTTGCATTCTTCCATGCAAAACAGGGGCAAACAAGGGAAAAACCAAAAGCTTCAGCAATCACTTGTGTTGCCAACTTGCACACTTGCTCACAAACAGGACAGATATCTGACTTACTGAAAAGTCCAATTCATAGTTGATCATCAGAGCAAGACAGTGACACTAATCATTGATAAAAGCACAATCAGCTCAGTAAGACTGGTCAAAAAGCTGTAAACACAAGTGTAGCAGTCCTACCCATTTCGGCATGTCTCCTCCATTGGGGTCATGATGATGATACTGCAGCACCATTACCGTAGCCACCACAGACATACCCACGATGATCATCGTACTTGCAAAGTATTGGCCTGATAAAGAAAATATAGGGGGCATGTTTATGTGAGAATTTGTTGTTGTCATGTTATGTCAGTGTACTCCTCCTAAAGGCACCAATGTAAAAGCTACTACCAGTTCCACTGCGGTCGCATGATACTCCATATAGCATATAGATACCCACACACCAGTTATAACTGACTTAGTCACAAACTCACCTATAAGTGGTATAGAGTCTGATGTGGCAGGCATGATTTCTGCTACCAGCAACATAAAAACAGTAAGAGACAAAAGCACTGTGATACCTGTGGAGACAGAGAGGATCAATAAATCACAGCTGGATATGTCAAACTTTGAGAGATGTTGGAGCTTCCCTCGCTATGGCAGTACTCCTAAAAAAGTTTATTATCTCATCCTGCTCCGTATTGTCCCTCTGATATTCTCTGCACTATATATTTGGGGTACAGACTATACAGAAGTTTATTCCAGATGTCAAAGGTCCATGGCCAAACAATAAATAGCACTGCCAGGAGAATGCAGTAAACAAAGACATCAATAGCCTGCAGTTAACAGCACAACCTCTTTTTTGCCTCAAATACACTCTCATCAGCGAATTGTGCCAGGCACAGATTGCCTGTATTTAAAGGGAAATTCAATTTCCTACATTTCTCTCTTGTTTTTCAGCCTTATTCCTTCCTTATGACAACACTTGATCTTTCTAAGCACCTTATATCTTCACCTCAGACTGCTTCACCCTTTCTCTGGTTTACTACTTTTTGATagtctcccctcctctctcacTATGGTATCCCTTATGCCACTGTTTTCCATTTCTCTCACCCAGGGAGATCTTCTCCCCTGAGTTGGCTGGAAGCAGGAATATGAGAAGAGTCATTGAGGATAGAAGTACACAGGGGATCAGCAGGTTGAGGGCGTAGTACAACGTGCGCCGCCGGATGGTCACTATGAACGTCACATCTGGGTATGGTTCCTTACAGCAGTCATAGAATACAACGTTTCGGTTGCCTGGAACACCTGatcacattaaaacaaatgggACCAGTGTGGGGAGATGGTTATTCCACAGGGACATGAAGATACTGGAGCAAAGATGGTATAGTACTGTGGAAAACAAATAGGACAGTATAAAGAGATGAAAGGGTACTAGGTTGTTGTAAGTACAAAGAAAAGCATGCATATAAATGGACCaattaatggaaaattaaattcttGCTTTCCTCAAATGGACATGCAGTGACAAGGTAGGGCACTCATCACCATCTTGGGCAACCTTCCCAAGTCACAAAAAACAAAGCTGTTGATAGGAAGGTACAGGGGAATGGGGATAATGTTTGTGTTTACTCACCTAACAGGTCCCACTCTCCATTTGGCATATACCCAGAAATATCAGCCTCATTCATCTGCAGATCAAGCAGCCAGCCATCAAATGTCCAGGAGCCAAATTTAAGCTCACACCTTTGTATGTCAAAGGGGAACCAGCGAACATCTACATTGCATGTGCTCACGAAGATTCCTTTGAAGATAAACAGACAGAAAGGCTGCACTTAGGTATACAGATGAAAGAATGCCCTGTATTCAGCAACTAAGCACTGCAGGAGCAGCTTCATCTGATCGGGCAAAAGTATTACCaggttattgttttttttttatttaggtgGTGCCTTTCTCCAAGACAACTTATGATGTTATGTTAGAACAAAGCAAGTGCTTAAAGGTCACAAGGGAACAATCAAATGAAACCTGGCATAAAATAATACGTTGCAGGTAGCACAACACAAGATCAGCCTAGGACTGGAATAGTCTAGACATAACCATTCaccaaaagaaaattaataataatgctagAACAACATCTTAAGAACAAAGCCAGGCTGTTTCAAAGAAGTAAGAATTATAACAGTGCTGTACTATGGGAAAAATTGCAAGGGACAGAGGAGGCACATTTAGACAGTTACAAGATAGAGGATacagagatgagttttcagaagCTGGAAGAAAATCTTAAGACTTGCAGCATATCTAATGATGTGTGAAAGTTCATTCAACAGTTTGGGACCAAGATGAGAGAATGAATGATCCATTTGTTTGTCCTTTGAGAGATGAAGCACAGAGAGATGTCAGGTAGAAGCAAAGAGGATGTTACGcaatgaaagaaagaagaggTGAAAGTCTGGACGTAGGGGGGTAGTCTAGAATGATGGTATTAAACTGGATCCTTGCTGTAATGGGGAGCCAGCTGAAAAGCTGGAAAAGGAGTAGTGTGTGTATAACAAGGAACGTTATACaccaaggggggtgcagtggggcagtggcacagtggcttgaaccgggtcctgctctccggtgggtctggggttcaagtcctgtgtggggtgccttgccacagactggcatcccatcctgggtgtgtcccctccccctccagccttacgccctgtgttgtcaggttaggctctggctccctgtgactccgtatgggacaagcggtttagacaacatgtgtgtgtgtgtgagttgttgATGGTTGCATCACCCCAAAGTTCTTTACAAAAGGCTGAAATTatgataatttaaaaagaaattccgAATG belongs to Scleropages formosus chromosome 18, fSclFor1.1, whole genome shotgun sequence and includes:
- the LOC108925055 gene encoding neuronal acetylcholine receptor subunit alpha-7-like gives rise to the protein MLHQTVFHLFGLSFLVQVSLQGPHQRYLLKELLKDYNRMERPVANDSLPITVKFSMILVQIMDVDEKNQILTTNMWLQMHWYDHYLQWNQSEYPGVKNLRFTTDQVWTPDILLYNSADDKFDSTFKTNVLVNSSGFCQYLPPGIFVSTCNVDVRWFPFDIQRCELKFGSWTFDGWLLDLQMNEADISGYMPNGEWDLLGVPGNRNVVFYDCCKEPYPDVTFIVTIRRRTLYYALNLLIPCVLLSSMTLLIFLLPANSGEKISLGITVLLSLTVFMLLVAEIMPATSDSIPLIGQYFASTMIIVGMSVVATVMVLQYHHHDPNGGDMPKWVQVILFQWVAWFLRMKRPGDGMGSNRHSCTPTLRRCSSGSQSRSIPNPPEQSLHSMHSQNLPQAHNSLPHLHNQSSANNNGNLLYISFQNLEEPPLIPDPSQRINTMSRKGGPGSMANSPPPHMPPQFSSPPPPAPNMDTMGFSSTVSSNFALGAGGGCLTVSQAGMGDPRLQAILEEVRFVADRFREQGESEVIADQWKFAAAVIDRLCLVAFSIFNIICTISILMSAPNFVEAVSKDFL